A window of Eucalyptus grandis isolate ANBG69807.140 chromosome 4, ASM1654582v1, whole genome shotgun sequence genomic DNA:
AACCTACTTATTGCAAGAACATGGAGTTAACATCTTTGTCATAATCTATATAAGCTTGTTCCCATGCGCGATCAGCCAAGACACATGCGCTCAGCCATTACCTCCCCCACGAGCAATGCACTCAACCACAGTAAGGCCACGACCAAGGAATGATCCAGGCCATGATTAACGCCCTCAGTCCCAATCCGCATTAAACTAAGCTCCCAATTTTGTTCAAATTAACTTAAGGATGCCGTCTTATGTGGGGGGTGGCATGATGTTAATATTCTTTAATCCCTATAAATAAAATTGCTTCCAAAATGACAAGCTCCGCCGCGAACAACGGCTCGATTGAATAAACCATTAGAAAAGGCTACCTACTTTGCAAATAATCAAGATACCTTAACATATAAAGCAATTCCCCTTTTCtataagtttttttaaaatttttgagaaGTCTTAACACGTGAAAGCaatcctcttttttcttcttcttttagctTTTTGGAggctctccttttttttttttttctctctctacgttttttagcttttcaattttttcattggATCGCCTCAAATTCCAAGGAGCTTGGATTTTCGAACAGACGGTACGTGTGCTCTTCATGTATGTTTCAATTCGGCTTAAATCAACCTGATTGCACATCTCTACTTttaaaaatatgcaataaaattAGAAACTAGATTCTGCTACTCAACTAGCATAGCAAGCCACACGGCCCGCTCCCGTCGATAACGGGTATCATCAAGATCAATGAGTTGCTCCTGTCAAAACACATCCCGATGGCTATATTCCATTGCCTTAAAGCTAATTAACCCGACCCGACCCTGCATTGGCCacctctccatttttttttaattttaacaacaTCGAGCGTTCAAAATTTTCAACCCGATTAATGTTCCTACATACTACACAGATCGCCTTATCCCCTGCATCAAGCGAGATCAACTAGAAAGTAATTGAAATCGAGACGTCGAACTCGAACCGTCGGATGTTCTACGTTTGGAACCGATCGATCCGTTGACGTGTCAACATCTCAATCGAACTTTCTAGTGCCCCTCGCTACGACTTGTCAAACAGAAAGCCGGTCAACTCACcgattttaaaaggaaagaaggtgGAGTGGGCCCCCACGGACCCCCTCCCCAGGCCAGGCTCCCCACCAACGCAACAGCGCTCCTCCCACGCCTACCGTCGGATCCGATCGAACGGCTCCAGATCACCCCAGAAGCCACGTCTCCCTCTACgctcttcgtcttcgtcttcttcgtctATTTATAGCTCTGCAGAACTCCACTCGAtgctctcatcatcatcatcagttcATCACCACCGAAACTTCACTTCGCAAAGCTCGCACTCTCAGATTCCACTGCGAAACCATCATTGTCGAGATGGAGTCGTCAAGCGCTCTGATGGCGTCCCTGAAAGCCCTGCTCGTGTCGGCCGGCGCGGTGtccatcgccgccgtcgccctCCGAGCCTCTGTCCCGTCGACCTCCGCCGACACTCTGGCGGCGTTCATCTCCTGCTTCAGGCCTCCGTACCACTTTGTCGTCGTCAACGGCATCATCATCGCCATCGCCGCCACCTCCAGGTTCTTCCACCACCCGCAGCCGGAGGCCGCCGCCGGCCCGGGGAGGATCGCGGTCGTAGAGGTCGTGCAGGCCGCGCCATTGACGGAGGCGGAGGCGTTCGATGAGTTTAAGGATTTCGAGGAGAAGAgagtggcggtggtggtggagggGAATGGCCGGGGATTCGGCGGCGGAGATGGATATAACGGTGACTGCGAAGGGGAGTGGAAGGTGGCGTCCGAGAGGTCCGCGTCGGCGCCGCGGAGGCAGGTGGACTCATCGGAGAAAGCTCTGGTTTCGCCGAGGTTCGTCCGCCGGAAAACCGCCAACGGCGACCGCCTTCAAGGTAGGAAGGGCAAAATGAGGTGATATCAACTTTTAGATTTTGCATTACATGTGAATAAGAAATTGGCGAGGATGGTGGGACCGTGTCGACATAACGGTCAACGGATTTATGAAATCCAGTCAATATAAATAATCTCataatatcacttttttttcatgaaatttatttttattgatgtattttttaatggaattttattgaaattgttTTTTAGTTGGAAAATTTTTACTCATGTAATTGACTTTGCATTATTTCTAGGGGGCAAAACTTTGAGAAAACCCATGAGAAGATCGAACGAGAGCATGGAGAATGTATGGAAAGCGATAGTTAAGACGAAGTCGACAACGTGGTCGACAACATGGCCCATGAAAGCGGACGACAACGACTGTCATATTAGCTTGTTGGAGTcgacgacgccgccgccgccgccgccgccgccttcgaTGCAGAAATCGGCGACGTTTAGGGATCATACCAACCAACTGAGGGAGGAGCTGAGCTTGGACGAGCTCAACCGCCGGGTCGAGGCGTTCATCAATAAGTTCAACGAAGAAATGAGGCTACAGAGACAGGAGTCCCTAAATGAATTCAAGGAGATGGTCAGCCGCGGAACATAGGGCCATAGAACTCACCAAAGGACTGAGCAAAGTGAAAGGTTTGATAAGaagaatgaatttctttttttctttttttctttgttttgataACATAGGGGGAGGAAATGATgtctttttctaaaattttcccttGGGACCTAAGTTTGTGAAAATTATTTCTAAGAGTCATACTATAGTTAGGTCCAAAAACAGCTGtaatcttttctttatttgaattttattatacTTTTTACTCATCAACCCCTCTATTTTGTTAATTATCGGTATCCATCCATCCCATTATTGCTCAAACTTCGTGGTGATTCGAGTTATCTTTCAATCGGAGCACTCGGTATTTGGTAATAATATTTTGCACGTTGACAGTTTATCCTTTTGatcaatttaagaaatttatcCACCACTCGTTCCACATCTATAATGCGCCATAAAGACTTTAACTTTTGTCTGCAATTAAAGAGTGAGTTGACATGCATTGCTCACATTATCActcccttatttaaaatttttaaagaaaatcgTCTAATATCTACTGCACCCATTACAAATGAACTTTAGGATGAAGCTTCCCTAAGATGATAAATAGCATCATTCAAAGATTTAACAGTTGACTCAAATCAATCAATGACAACTCTAATTTGGATTTTAAGTATTTGGCAGGATTCTATACACCTTATATGCTAAAAAAACAATGAtcgtttttttattctaaatattaAGAAGAAAATCTGATCCATGCACCACGCGAGGTTTGCTAGCTACCTAATTACTAAAGTCCTGTCCTTCTCCAAACATAATAAGATCAGAAGAGCTGTTAATGAAATTGTCTCATTGATCTATAAAGGTCGAGAACATGTTATCAAATTCTTCCTAGCCCTAAAGTTTTCATATCAGAAAATCAGTAGCACATATACCTTGTCTATTGATAGATTTATGTAAGTTGGAAAAGTTTTAATCTTGTATGCTGCTCCCATAGACTTTATTTAAGAGGGACAAACATAATTTCACTCCCTTCTTAGCAATGTGACTTTTCATCATTTAGATCATGAATGGAATTAAGAATAAATCAAAGAAAtgacatcaaaatcaaatcaagctttgtCTTAAAGCCCACGAAATGTAAAGGGCCCTGAACCAATGGCTAGAAAGTAATCGACTTGTATGTTTCGGCAATTGCGTTGCACGAGAGATAGGactatgggtgcgtttgggagtggCTTTGCCAAGCCACTTTGAGCActcaaagccctttgggctaaaattTGGTGTTTGGGAGATTATTTTGCAAAGATGATTGAGGCAAAGCAGGCCTttggaaggctgaaagcccaaggcgagTAGGaggctgccttgggcattcAAATTTCTCGGAATGCTGAGAGGCCAATAAGTGAGaaattttcttccataaatATCCTTACTAACATTTCGTTTTCCCGGTTTTGCCCTCGTGAATCGTTCACCATCTTCTTCGTtgagattggtgagcgagatTGCGAGGGGCTGACGACGCGCTCGACGACGGGCTCGACGGAGGTCGGCGTGAGGCCGGTGTGGTCACGGCAACCGTCGCCAGCCAATGGCATGACCTCGGTGACCCCCGGGAGTCGCGTCGCGCGACCTTTAGGTCGCGGCGAGTTCGTGTAACCTCCGGCGACACGGatcgggtcgccggaggtcgcgcgacccgtcATCTGGGTTGCGGCGACTCGGGCGACCCGGATCTCGGTCGCGgtgaggtcgtgcgacctcgaCTGGGTCGCCCGAGTCACCGAGACCCGGATTTGGGTCGTCGAGTGGCCGCGACCCGGTTTGGTCGCCCGACCTCCGGCGAACCAGATCCGGGTCGTCCGAGTTCGGAGAGGTCGAGGGAGAGGAAGGCGTTCCCGCaagcgacgacgacgacggtgaGGGTGGCGTCGGTGAGGCGGGGGCGGGGGTGAGACTTGACGGCGGTGGATGGAGCGGAAGATGAAGGAGGACTTGTGGTCTCCGGCGGCGCGTGAGGTCTTGCAACTTGAGACCTCGGCCGCCGGCGACAATTTCGATCACCGGCAGTCCCTACCCTTTGCCGGCCaaccattta
This region includes:
- the LOC104441069 gene encoding uncharacterized protein LOC104441069: MESSSALMASLKALLVSAGAVSIAAVALRASVPSTSADTLAAFISCFRPPYHFVVVNGIIIAIAATSRFFHHPQPEAAAGPGRIAVVEVVQAAPLTEAEAFDEFKDFEEKRVAVVVEGNGRGFGGGDGYNGDCEGEWKVASERSASAPRRQVDSSEKALVSPRFVRRKTANGDRLQGGKTLRKPMRRSNESMENVWKAIVKTKSTTWSTTWPMKADDNDCHISLLESTTPPPPPPPPSMQKSATFRDHTNQLREELSLDELNRRVEAFINKFNEEMRLQRQESLNEFKEMVSRGT